A genomic region of Numenius arquata chromosome 21, bNumArq3.hap1.1, whole genome shotgun sequence contains the following coding sequences:
- the LOC141474202 gene encoding interferon alpha-inducible protein 27-like protein 2B, with translation MDFLGTAIGAVAGIGVAVVGIPVAIGALGFTATGIAAGSVAAKMMSAAAIANGGGVAAGSAVAVLQSIGAAGVPTAVQAALTAVGAATGAAMSSGEQ, from the exons ATGG ACTTTCTCGGCACTGCCATCGGGGCGGTCGCAGGGATCG GAGTGGCAGTCGTTGGAATCCCTGTGGCCATCGGTGCCCTGGGCTTTACAGCGACCGGCATCGCCGCTGGGTCGGTGGCTGCCAAGATGATGTCGGCCGCTGCCATAGCCAACGGCGGAGGAGTGGCTGCGGGCAGCGCCGTGGCCGTGCTGCAGTCGATCG gggCAGCGGGAGTCCCCACAGCTGTGCAGGCTGCCCTGACAGCCGTCGGGGCTGCCACTGGGGCTGCCATGAGTTCTGGTGAACAGTGA
- the KIAA0319L gene encoding dyslexia-associated protein KIAA0319-like protein homolog, with protein MEKRLETKLSISAQFLSRYCLGKPARELRSLWLFYLCACLCALCSSADANWNRSECEPGKILFGGHLRSWEDQHLQLLEGFHTVRSCQSACCQSPVCDAFWLLENMCIQVKCTTPGMCQANRTGFPGSVLVFLKKSQSTEHLKFQTEGDVKTWFRKWSDWDIPLQGKKRLRRSFQQWSLAGNPAEFLQREIAASPSSEAAAGALDRKSRSSRSEAERLKDRVLRRLVADRPVPEGHPSPKEDLLTNGQDPREQKTKSLFPPKSNNVTRWSDADAVVSPQIQTGTSAPAPSVLATFSSASAQGLTATGKMEKPGQTDDASLHPHSSDALPTVSPMPGKSTTKMPAATSVPSGVPTNGSVSTVQTNTAESLSTTATTPVMKELVVSAGDSVEVTLPKNEVQLNAFVLPEPPPRTTYSYEWELITHPKDYSGEMEGKHSQTLKLSKLTVGLYEFKVVVDGENARGEGYVNVTVNPKPRVNQPPVAIVSPQFQEISLPTISTVIDGSQSTDDDKIVSYHWEELKGPLREEKVSSDTAILTLTNLVPGNYTFSLTVVDSDGASNSTTANLTVNKAVDYPPVANAGPNQVITLPQNSITLYGNQSTDDHSIVSYEWLLSPNSKGKVMEMQGVRTPVLQLSAMQEGDYTYQLIVTDSAGHQSTAEVTVIVQPENNKPPKADAGPDKELTLPVDSTTLDGSKSSDDQKIVSFLWEKTRGPDGVKLENANSSIATVTGLQVGTYEFTLTVKDERNLQSQSSVNVIVKEEINKPPVAKIAGNVVITLPTNTAELDGSKSSDDKGIVSYLWTRDEGSPAAGEVLNNSDHHPVLLLSNLVEGTYTFHLRVTDAKGESDVERSTVEVKPDPRKNNLVEMILDVNVSQLTERQKGMFIRQIGVLLGVLDSDITVQKIQPYTEQSTKMVFFVQNQPPHQIFKGREVAWTLKNELRKQQSDFLIFRALEINTVTCQLNCSEHGRCDSFTKRCICDPFWMENFIRVQMGDGESNCEWSVLYVIIASFVIVVAFGILSWMVICCCKRRKGKSKRKSKYKILDATDQESLELKPNPKAGGRQKAQVLNTSLMHSESELDSDEAIFTWPDREKGKLLRSQNGSLRNGQVMLKAKNQREEIL; from the exons ATGGAGAAGAGGTTGGAAACCAAACTCAGCATTAGCGCCCAATTTCTGTCACGATACTGCCTGGGAAAACCTGCGAGGGAGCTGAGAAGTCTGTGGCTGTTCTACCTGTGCGCTTGCCTGTGTGCCTTGTGCTCCTCAGCAG aTGCAAACTGGAACAGATCTGAGTGCGAGCCAGGGAAGATCCTGTTTGGTGGCCATTTGAGATCGTGGGAAGATCAGCATTTGCAGCTTCTGGAAGGATTTCACACTGTGCGCTCCTGTCAGAGCGCCTGCTGCCAGAGCCCCGTCTGTGATGCATTTTGGCTCTTGGAAAATATGTGCATCCAGGTGAAGTGCACTACGCCTGGCATGTGTCAGGCAAACAGGACTGGCTTTCCTGGCTCCGTTttggtgtttttaaagaaatcacaaagCACAGAGCACTTAAAGTTTCAAACGGAAGGTGATGTGAAGACCTGGTTTCGCAAGTGGTCGGACTGGGACATCcctctccaggggaaaaaaagactgcgGAGGTCATTCCAGCAGTGGAGCTTGGCAGGTAACCCGGCAGAATTCCTCCAAAGGGAGATAGCAGCGAGCCCCAGCAGCGAGGCTGCAGCCGGAGCATTGGATAGAAAATCCAGAAGCAGCCGAAGTGAAGCAGAGCGCTTGAAGGATCGAGTGCTGAGGCGCTTGGTGGCTGACAGGCCAGTTCCTGAAGGCCACCCAAGTCCAAAGGAAGACTTGCTGACAAATGGACAGGATCCAAGAGAGCAGAAAACCAAAAGCCTGTTCCCTCCTAAAAGCAATAATGTGACTAGATGGAGTGATGCAGATGCTGTTGTCTCACCACAG ATCCAGACAGGAACATCTGCACCCGCACCGTCAGTGTTGGCTACGTTCTCCAGCGCTTCAGCACAGGGCTTGACTGCCACGGGGAAGATGGAGAAGCCTGGGCAGACGGATGATGCTTCGCTCCATCCTCATTCCTCAGATGCGTTGCCCACAGTCAGCCCCATGCCAGGGAAAAGCACAACGAAGATGCCGGCAGCTACTTCTGTGCCAAGTGGAGTTCCCACAAATGGCAGTGTTTCTACAGTCCAGACCAACACTGCTGAGTCCCTAAGTACTACTGCCACCACACCAG TTATGAAGGAGCTGGTGGTTTCCGCTGGAGACAGTGTCGAAGTGACCCTGCCAAAGAATGAAGTTCAGCTGAATGCGTTTGTGCTTCCTGAACCACCACCTC gaacCACTTACTCCTATGAGTGGGAATTGATTACTCATCCAAAAGACTACAGTGGAGAAATGGAAGGGAAGCACTCCCAGACCCTTAAGTTATCTAAG CTTACCGTTGGTCTGTATGAATTCAAAGTCGTCGTTGATGGGGAAAACGCACGTGGAGAGGGTTACGTGAATGTTACTGTGAATCCAA AGCCTCGGGTGAATCAGCCCCCTGTTGCCATCGTGTCCCCACAGTTCCAGGAGATTTCACTGCCAACCATTTCAACGGTTATCGATGGCAGCC AAAGCACTGATGATGATAAAATTGTCAGCTATCACTGGGAAGAGCTGAAGGGCCCTTTGCGGGAGGAAAAGGTTTCTAGTGATACTGCCATATTGACGCTGACCAATCTGGTACCCGGGAATTACACGTTCAG TCTAACAGTAGTGGACTCAGATGGTGCCAGCAACTCCACCACTGCAAACCTGACTGTGAACAAAGCGGTGGATTATCCTCCAGTGGCAAACGCTGGCCCGAACCAAGTGATCACCCTGCCTCAGAACTCCATCACCCTCTACGGCAACCAGAGCACCGACGATCACAGCATCGTCAGCTACGAGTGGCTCCTCAGCCCCAACAGCaaagggaaggtgatggagaTGCAG GGGGTGAGGACACCAGTCTTGCAGCTCTCTGCCATGCAAGAAGGTGATTACACGTACCAGCTGATAGTGACAGACTCTGCTGGGCACCAGTCCACCGCAGAGGTCACTGTGATAGTCCAGCCGG AGAACAATAAGCCCCCAAAGGCAGATGCTGGTCCAGATAAAGAATTAACTCTTCCTGTGGACAGCACCACTCTAGATGGCAGCAAGAGCTCAGATGACCAGAAGATAGTCTCCTTCCTCTGGGAAAAAACACG GGGCCCAGATGGTGTCAAGCTGGAGAACGCCAACAGCAGCATTGCCACTGTAACAGGCCTTCAAGTTGGGACTTATGAGTTTACTCTGACGGTTAAAGACGAGAGGAACTTGCAGAGCCAGAGCTCGGTCAACGTCATTGTCAAAGAAG AGATAAACAAGCCGCCAGTTGCGAAGATTGCTGGTAACGTTGTCATCACCCTCCCCACAAATACAGCCGAGCTGGATGGATCCAAGTCCTCTGATGATAAGGGAATTGTCAGCTACTTGTGGACCCGGGACGAGGGGAGCCCTGCAGCTGGG GAAGTCTTAAATAATTCAGACCATCATCCTGTCCTTCTCCTGTCCAATCTGGTAGAAGGGACCTACACATTCCACCTCAGAGTAACAGATGCCAAAGGAGAGAGTGATGTGGAAAGGAGCACGGTGGAAGTCAAGCCTG ATCCTAGGAAAAATAACCTTGTGGAGATGATTCTGGATGTTAACGTCAGCCAGCTGACTGAGAGGCAGAAGGGGATGTTCATCCGACAAATAGGTGTCCTGCTGGGGGTCCTTGACTCAGACATCACCGTGCAGAAGATCCAGCCCTACACTGAACAAAG CACGAAGATGGTGTTTTTTGTACAGAACCAGCCTCCCCATCAGATATTCAAAGGACGAGAGGTAGCCTGGACGCTAAAAAACGAGCTACGGAAACAACAGTCAGACTTCCTCATCTTCCGGGCCCTAGAAATCAACACAGTCA CATGTCAGCTGAACTGCTCCGAGCACGGGCGCTGTGACTCTTTCACCAAGCGGTGCATCTGTGACCCCTTCTGGATGGAGAACTTCATCAGGGTGCAGATGGGGGACGGCGAAAGCAACTGTG AGTGGAGTGTGCTGTATGTGATCATTGCATCTTTCGTCATTGTGGTTGCCTTTGGAATCTTATCCTGGATGGTGATCTGCTGTTGCAAGAG acgaaaaggaaaatccaaaagaaaaagcaaatacaagATTTTGGATGCAACGGATCAAGAAAGCCTGGAGTTGAAACCAAATCCCAAAGCAG GCGGTAGACAGAAAGCCCAGGTCCTCAACACCAGCCTGATGCACTCTGAGTCTGAACTGGACAGCGATGAAGCCATCTTCACCTGGCCTGACCGTGAGAAAGGGAAGCTGCTCCGTAGCCAGAACGGCTCCTTGCGCAACGGACAAGTGATGCTCAAAGCCAAGAACCAGAGGGAGGAAATCCTATAG